ACAAGCCCGGCGGAACCCATTCACGGGGCGAACCGCCGTGCCAGGGCCCAGCGGGCCGCGAGGAAGACCCCCGCCCCGAACACCGCGATCCACGCGAGCTCGCCCCACAGGGGAGAGCCGAAGTCCCCGTGGAGGAGGGCTCGGGCTGCCTTGACCAGATGGGTGAGGGGAAAGATCCAGGCGATCCCCTCCACCCACGCCCCCAGGCCCCGGATGGGGTAGAAGACCCCCGAAAAGAAGAACATGGGAGAGATGATCAGCGTGAAGTAGTAGTTGAAGGAGTCGTATCCCCGGGCCAGGGACGTGACGACGAGGCCCATGCAGCCGAAGATCAGGCCCGCAGCCGCCCCAAGGCCCAGCCCGACGACCCCGAACCAGGGGGGAAACACCCCCCAGGCAATACCCAGCGCCAGCACGGCGGTCCCGCTCAAGAGGCCCTTGGTGGCAGCCCACAGGAGCTCGCCGAGCACCACATCGGCGAACGTAAGGGGCGAGAGGAGCATGCTCTCGCCCACTTTCTGGTGTTCCAGCTTCGTAAACGTGCTGTAGGTGGCTTCGATCGTGGCGCTGTACATGGTGGAGGTGAGGAGGAGGCCCGGAGCCACGTAGTGCAGGTACGGCTGGCCTCCCACCGCGGGGATCAAGGTGCCCAGCCCGTACCCCAGGCCCAGGAAGTAGAAGAGGGGCTCGCCCAACGACCCCACGAGGCTCGTGCGCCAGGACTTTCGCCACACCGCGGCGTTGCGGAGCCAGACGAGGAGCGCGCCGCGCAGGGATGGGGGCCCCGTCCGGCTACGATTTCCCACCGGCTACCCGCAGCAACGGGGCCCGGCCGGCCAGCTCGCCGGGCGCTCCCTGCCCCGCCAGCCGGCCCCGGTCCAGGAGCACCGCCCGGTCTCCCAGAAGGTCGGCCTCGTCCCGGTCGTGGGTGGCGAGCACCAGGGTCGTTCCCGAGGCCTTGAGCTCCTGAAGGGTATCCAGGAACCGTTCGCGACTGCCCCCGTCGAGACCCCGGGTGGGCTCGTCCAGGAGCAGGATTCCGGGTGCGCAAAGCAGCGCCCGGGCCAGTACGAGGCGGCGGCGAAGGCCCGAGGAGAGCTGACCCACCCTCGCCCCCGCCCGGTCGGCGAGACCCACCCGCTCCAGGACGCGAGCCGCGGCGGCACGGGCCCGGGGACCCCCGAGGCCGGCATACCGCGCGTGAAACCACAGGTTCTCGGCTGCGCTCAGGTCCGGATCCAGGGCGTCGTCCTGGGGCACCATCCCCACCCGTTCCTTGACGCGTCGCAGGTGGTCGCGCACCTCCAGCCCTTCTACCCGAACGGAGCCGCAGGTAGGGGGAAGGAGTCCCGCGACGAGGCGCAGGGTGGTGGTCTTTCCCGCGCCGTTGGCGCCGAGCAGGACCAGGCAGGTTCCCGGCGGCACCCGCAGCGTCAGGCGATCCACGGCGGGTTTCCCACAAAAGATGCGGGTGGCCCCGTCGAGGGAGACCGCAGGAGCGGCCCCGAGCTCCTCAGCGGTCCGCATGACAAACCTCCGGGTGGAGCAGGCGGCTCAGCACCCGCACGGCCTCCCCGATGCGGGGGCCGGGCCGGTTGACGAGCACGATGTCGAAGTCGGTGCGGTCGTAGACCCTGGCGTTCCTCACGGCGGAGAGCCCGGACCAGCCCGGGCGCTTGGCGACCCCGCCCTTGTACTGGAAGGGGTGGTCGATCAGGATGACGTCCGGCTCGGCCGCCGCCACCTCGCCGGGGTCCACGGCGAAGTAGGGGACCCTCCGGTCCCCGAAGGCGTTTCGGCCCCCGGCGGCCCGGATCAGGTCGTCCATGAAGGAGCCGGGGCCCACGGCGTAGAGCCTGGCGGGGCCGTCCACCTCCAGATACACCCGGGGGCGGTCCACCTCCGGGAGCCCGGCCAGCCTGGCGCCCACTTCTACGAGGGCCGCCTCGATCTCCGCTACGAGCTCCTCGGCCCGCTCCTCCCTCTGCGTGAGCCGCCCCAAGCGCCGGATCGCCTCGCCCACCTCGGCCACGTTCCGGGCAGGGAGCACGAGGGCCCGAAGCCCCGCCTCCTCCAGGGCCTCCTCGTCTCCCGGCCTCCCGTATTCGCTCAACACCACCAGGTCGGGGCCCAGGGCCGTGAGGGCCTCCAGGTCCGGGCGGTTGAAGTCGCCGGCCTTGGGCTTGAGGCGGGCCTCCACCGGGTGGTCGCAGTGGCGCGAGACGGCCGCCACCAGGCCTCCCGCCTCCAGGGCGAAGAGGATCTCGGTCGCCCCGGGGGAGAGGGAGGCGATGCGCAACGCGGCGGCTTCGCCCCCCGGCGCCGGGCACGGGGCCGCCAGGAGCAGGGCCGCGGCGAGGGCCCGGCCTAGCGGGCCCACGTGGTGTCCCCCTCCTGCCACGGCGGGGTCGTTACCGAGCCGGTGCTGTAGGAGGATCGTTCCGTCCCCCGGAAGGAGCGCACCCGGTAGCGGTACTCGATCTCGGGGTCGATGGCCGTGAAGTCCACGTGGGTGGTCTGCTCCACCGGAAGGGTGGCGATCCGCACATACCGGCCGTTCCAGACCCGCACCTCCACCTCGAACCCTTCCGCATCTGCGGCCGCGTCGGCCCACTCCAGCCGGATCACCCGGGAGTTGACGGCGGTGGCCGTGAGGCCCGCCGGCGCCGCCGGGGCCGTGAAGGCGCAGGCCGGAGGCGAGTAGACCGTCCAGGGCTGGGTGGCGGTCTTGTAGGCTCCCGTCCGATAGCAGTGGGTCGTGGAAGGTTGGGCCGTGGTGTCCTCGTAGCGGGTGATCCCGGCGCCCACCGTGCCTACCAGCGTGAAGTCGGCGCAGGCTTCACCCGTGCACCGCTCCACCCGGAACCCGGTCTCGTCCGACGTGTTGTCTTGCCAGGTCAGGTCCACCTGCCGGTCTCCCGCCACGGCGAGGGCGAGGCCCGTGGGCGGCATCGCCGCGGGGGTGGCCGCGTAGGCCGGTGCGCTGGGCGCGGTCTCCCAGACAGGGGCAGTGGTGCGGTAGTGGCGCGCCCGATAGGTGTAGGGGGTGCCCTGGGCCGCGGTGGCGTCGTCCCACGTGGTCCCGGTGCCGGCGTTGCTGTGGATCACCGTGAAATCGCTGCACCCCTCCCCGGCGCACCGCTCGATCCGGGTGCCCGTCTCCGAGGCCGTGGTGCGGGTCCAGGTGAGCCGCACGGTGGTCGTGTTCTGGACCGCGGCGGCGAGGTTTGCCGGCGGGGTGGGGATGGTCTCGGCCTCCACGATGACCGAGCTTGCCTGCCAGGGGCAGGTGACCCCGGTCTTGTAGGCGTCGATCCGGTACCGGTAGCGCCGGTTGGCGGTGAGGCCCGTGTTGCTGAAGGCCCGCGCGGCAGCAGCCTGGGTGGAGACGGACGTGGTGGGGGTGCAGGGAGAATCCCCCAGGGCTGCGTCGCACCGGTACACGAAAAAGCCCGAGTGGTCTGCGGCAGGGTAGGTCCAGGCGAGGTCGATCCGGTTCTCGAAGACCATGGCGGCCGTGAGGTCCGCCGGTACCGCGGGGGGAGGACTCACCACCTGAGCTTCGGCGCTCCACGGGGTGGTCCAGGACGGCTCGGTCGATTTCTCGGCCCGAACCTGGTACCAGTAGGTGCGGTCGGCGCATACCGAGGTGTCCTGGTAGGCGGTGGTGTCGGGCCCGGGGGTGGCCAGGTCGCCGTAGGCACCGGTGCACCCGGTGCCGCTGCACCGGCGCTGGAGTCGGAAGAGGGTCTCGGAGGACGTGTTGTCGTTCCACCCGAGGTCGATTCGGGTGGAGTGGACCAGCGTCGCCGCGAGACCGTCGGGAGGCTGGACGGCCGGCGTGGAGGCCGAGATCGGTCCGGCCCACGCCGTCTGCCAGCCGGAGCCCCCGGAGCGCACGGCCCTCACCCGATAGGTGAAGCTCTGGCCCTGGCTCAGGCCCTGGTGGTCGTAGCCGCTCGCGCCCGCCGGGGCCACCGCCAGGGGCTGGAAGTCGCTGCACTCCAGGCCGGGGCACGCCTGGACCTCGAAGCCGGTCTCGTCCAGGGTGTTGCCGGTCCACTGGAGGCGGACGACGCTCTCCGAGATCCCCTCGGCGGAGAGGACCGAAGGGGCCGCCGGGGTGAGGGTGGTCACCGGGAGCTCGGCGCTCGACGCCTCCCAGGCGCCCTCCCGGAAGGCCACCACCCGGTAGCGGTAGGCCGTGGAGGGCAGCGCCGTGGCGTCGGCGAGGGAGACGGCGTTGGGGGCTGCGGTGACCACGGGGGCGAAGCCCCCGGGGCAGTCCACTCCCTCGAGACAGCGCTCCACCCGAAAGCCCGATTCGTTGGCCGTGTTGTCCGTCCACCCGAGGGTCACGGAACTCTCTCCCACCCGGGTGGCCGTCAGGGCCGAGGGAGCCACGACCCCGGGCACGGTCGCCACCGCCACTCCGCTCCAGGGCGTCTCCCACTCCCCCGCCTTCACGGCCCGGACCCGGTAGCGGTAGGTCGCCCCGGGGGTGACGGGCTGGTGGACGAAGGAGGCGGCGTTGGGCCCGAGCGCCGCCAACAGAGCGAAGTCGGAGCAGGGCGCCCCGGCGTCCTCGCACCACTCCAGCTCGAACCCGGTCTCCTCCGCGTAGGCGTCGATCCAGGAGAGGGCCACCTGCTCCGAGGCCAGGTGGGAGGTGTCGGCCACCAGGGGCACCTGGCAGTCCCCCAGGGCCGCTGCCCCGTGGGTGAGGGTCAGGGGCCGCCGGGCGGCCCAGGAGCCCCCGGAGAGGTCGAAGGCCCCTGCCTCCCCGCCGCCCCACGCCACCGCGGGCTCGGGCACCGGGGTCCGCCCCACCCGCACCTCGTGGATCCGCATCCGGTGGCTGTACTGTACGATTTCCACCCTCATGGGGGAGTTCGTGTACAGGTTGCTGTCGTAGAGCAGGGTCCAGTGGGCCCAGGCCCCCCCCTTGATGTAGGTGCGGGCCCCCTGGCCGGCCTTGAGCTGGAAGCGCACCTCGTAGGTCTGGTTCGCCGCGTAGGCGAAGGTGGCTCGGTTGGTGCTCCCCTCCCGCACGTAGAGGTTTCCCGAGGCGAAGTACAGGCCGTAGTAGACGGCGCTCGACGACGTGCTGGTCGTCTGGTTGTAGGTCCACCCCAGGATGGCGTGGTCGTTCGAGAAGGCGATGTTGGGGATCGAGAGCCTCAGGTAGAGCTCCACCCCTTCGGCCCGGGCAAAGGAGGCCTGGGAGATGAGGGCCCGGGTCCAGGCGGAGCTCACGAAGTCGAGGACCAGGTCGTCGTTTTGGCTGATGGAGTGGTCGCCGAGCTTGATCCACTTGGCCGTGTCGACCACCGTGCCCCGGAAGGAGTCGTACAAGGCAAAGGTTGCCGATGCGCTCGAAACCGGCTCGGCGGCGGGGTTGCCCCAGTACTGGAAAAGGGCGGTGTCTCCGGTGGCGAGGGAGGGCAGCCGCACGGCAAACCGGGTGTTCGGGGTCCCGCACCCCGACTCGAGCCAGTAGGGCCGCAGCGTGGCGCCGTCGGAGGCGGTGAAGCGCACGTCCTCGCACCCCGCGTGGAGCCGGGCGGCGGCCGAGAGGCTCGGGGGCGCGAGGTTCGTGTCGGCGGAAGCCGCCGCCGAGTAGGGCCCTTCCCAGGGGTGGGTGACGCCCGCCTTGTAGGCCCGCACCCGGTACCGGTAGGTCCGGCCCAGGGGCAGGCCCTGGTCGCTGTAGGTCCCCGAGGTCCCCGGCGCCGCGTCGGCGCGCCAGGCGAAGTCCGAGCACGCTTCTCCCTCGCACCGCTCCACCCGAAAGCCGCTCTCGTCGGAGTTGGAGTCCGACCAGGCGAGGTCGATCCGGTTCTCCGCGACCCGGGTAGCGGTAAAGCCCGTGGGGGCCGCTGCTGCCGGGGTCGTCTGGTTTCGGACGGTGCTCCAGGCCGAGGCGGCGGGGTAGGGGGGCTCGCCGAAGACCGCCCGCACCCGGTACCGGTAGATCGTCCCCTGGGCCACGCCCGTGTCGTTGAAGGCCGTGACGTTGGGCCCGGCGGTATGCACGACGGCGAAGTCCGTGCACGAGGTCGAGCCCTGGCACCGCTCCACCTGGAAGCCCGACTCCGCGACGCAGGGGTCGGTCCAGGTGAAGCGCAGCTCCGTGGTGCTCACCACCGTGGGGGTGTTGGAGGAGGGAGTGTTGATGGTTGCCGTGCCCGTCCCGATGGCGGAGGGGCTCGAGTCCCAGGCTCCCTCCTTGTAGGCCCGGACCCGGTACCGGTAGGTGCCCCCGGGGAAGAGGCCCGGGTCGTTGTACTGGCGGTCGGCGGCCCCGACGATTCCCACCAGGGCGAAGTCGGAGCAGGTCGAGCCGGCGCACCGCTCGACCTTGAAGCCGGTCTGGTCCGAAGCCGCGGCGGTCCAGTTGACCCGCAGCTCCACCTCGGAGATCCGGGTGACGCCCGACATGGTGGGCACGGAGGGGGCCGGGGTCGTGACCGAGGCCTCGGCGCTGTACCCCGAGGCCCACTCCCCGGTCTGTACCGCCTTGACCCGGTACCGGTAGGAGGTCGAGTGCTCGGCGGCGGCGTCCTGGTAGCCGGTGGCGTTGGCGGGGGCATTTCCCACCCAGGCGAAGTCCGAACACCCTGCGCCGGTGCACCGCTCCACCTCGAAGCGCTCCTCCCCCTGGGTGGTGTCGGTCCAGGCGAGGTCGATGCGGGTGGTGTTCACGGCCACCGCCGAGAGGCCCGAGGGCGCCGGCGGGTCTGCGGTGGCGGTCTGCCGCTCGGCCCACCGGGAGGACTCCCCGTTCTCCCGGAAGGCCTGCACCCGGTAGCAGTACTCCTGGCCCACCGCCAGCCCCGTGTCGATCCACGACGTCTGGTTGGCTCCGGCGGTGTGGACCGGCGTCCAGTGGTTGCCGGTCTCGCAGTCACCCACCCGGCGCTCCACCCGGAAGCCCGCCTCGTCGGCCGAGTTGTCCGACCAGGTGACGGTGACCTCGGTGTACCGGGGGGCGGGAACGACCGGGGAAGGAACCTGGAGCGAGTCGTCGTGACAGGTGACCACCAGGTAGTCCAGGTTGCCCGAGGCGTTGGTGGTGTAGCCCGCCACGAACGTCTGACCGTAGCGGTTCACCGCCAGGGCCAGGGGCTCGTCCTCGCTCGGCCCGCTGAACACCGTGGCGCCGATCAGGACGCCCTGGTGGTCGTACTTCATGGCCAGCACGTCGGAATCTCCGGTCCCCTGGGTGCGGGCAGCCAGGCACACTCCTCCCGATCGGTCGAGCACCGCCGCCGCTAACTGGTCGTCCGTGTCGGGCCGGTCCAGGGTGTGCTCCCACACGACCGCCCCGTCGGGGTCGTAGCGCACGGCGTGGAGGTTGCCGCGCCCCGAGGAGGCGGTGGTGGTCCCGGCGACCACGATCTGCCCGTCGATGGGGTCCACCGCCACCGTGGCCGCTCGGTCGTCCCTCCCCCCGGAGATGTCGTAGATGCGTTCCCAGAGGAGCTCCTCTGTCGATCCGACGGCATACTTCAGGGTCCAGAAGTCCGCGTTTCCTTCGGCATTTTGCCGTTCTCCGGCCACGTACACGGCCCCGTGGCGGTCCACCGCGACGCTGCGGGCGTAGTCGTCCCCGGGCCCCCCGGGCGTGGACGCCCAGAGGCGCTCCCCGGTGGCCCCGCTGTACCGGGCCACGAAGGCGTCGTAGGAGCTCCCGGCCGCGGTGTAGCCCACCACCAGCACGTCCCCGTTTGGGGCGAAGGCCACCGAGGCGGGGTAGTCGTTGCCGCCCCGATCGTAGGGCTGGGCGGCCCAGAGGCGGGTGCCGTCGGGGGCGTACTTGAGGAGGTAGATGTCGTCGTTGCCCTGAGCGTTTCGGCCGTACCCCACGACCGCCAGGTTGTCCGAGCCGTCCACGGCCGCGGCGATGGCGGTGGCCCGGTCGTCGCTTCCTCCCGGCCCGTTGTACTGGTCGGCCCAGGTCTCGGGCGGCCCCGAGGGGGGGTATCCGATGGTGTAGATGTCGTTGGTGTTGGCGGCCCCTCCCCCGTAGAGGGAGGAGTAGCCGGTGACCACCACCCGGCCCTGGCTGTCCACGGCGACCGCCCGGGCCACGTCGATCTCGTCGTCCAGGTCGTTGTACCGGGCGCTCCAGAGGGCGGCTCCGGTGTCTCGCTCGAGCTTCACGGTGTAGTAGTCCAGGGACCCCACGGTGGCGAAGCTGTACCCCGTCACCACCGGGTGGCCGTCGGGCCCTGCCGCCACCGCGGTGGCCACGTCGGGCCCGTTGCCCGCCGGGTTGTTGTAGGTGAAGGCCCAGAGGGGTTCCCGGAACTGGACGATGGTGGTCTTGGCGCACGCCTGGTTGCTCGCGTGGGAGTAGCCGTCGGCGGCGTTGTAGGCCTTGACCTGGTAACAGTACTTCGTGTGGGGGGTGAGGCCCGGGTCGGTGTAGGCGGTCTGGTTGGCGGGCACGGTCGCCACGAGCTCGAAGGTACCCTGCTCGCCGATTCTGCGCTCTACCGCGAAGTGGTCCTCGTTGGGCGAGTTGTCGTCCCAGGTGAGGGCCACCTGGGTCTCCGAGACCGCAGTGGCGGT
The sequence above is drawn from the Thermodesulfobacteriota bacterium genome and encodes:
- a CDS encoding ABC transporter permease; its protein translation is MGNRSRTGPPSLRGALLVWLRNAAVWRKSWRTSLVGSLGEPLFYFLGLGYGLGTLIPAVGGQPYLHYVAPGLLLTSTMYSATIEATYSTFTKLEHQKVGESMLLSPLTFADVVLGELLWAATKGLLSGTAVLALGIAWGVFPPWFGVVGLGLGAAAGLIFGCMGLVVTSLARGYDSFNYYFTLIISPMFFFSGVFYPIRGLGAWVEGIAWIFPLTHLVKAARALLHGDFGSPLWGELAWIAVFGAGVFLAARWALARRFAP
- a CDS encoding ABC transporter ATP-binding protein, whose translation is MRTAEELGAAPAVSLDGATRIFCGKPAVDRLTLRVPPGTCLVLLGANGAGKTTTLRLVAGLLPPTCGSVRVEGLEVRDHLRRVKERVGMVPQDDALDPDLSAAENLWFHARYAGLGGPRARAAAARVLERVGLADRAGARVGQLSSGLRRRLVLARALLCAPGILLLDEPTRGLDGGSRERFLDTLQELKASGTTLVLATHDRDEADLLGDRAVLLDRGRLAGQGAPGELAGRAPLLRVAGGKS
- a CDS encoding ABC transporter substrate-binding protein; amino-acid sequence: MGPLGRALAAALLLAAPCPAPGGEAAALRIASLSPGATEILFALEAGGLVAAVSRHCDHPVEARLKPKAGDFNRPDLEALTALGPDLVVLSEYGRPGDEEALEEAGLRALVLPARNVAEVGEAIRRLGRLTQREERAEELVAEIEAALVEVGARLAGLPEVDRPRVYLEVDGPARLYAVGPGSFMDDLIRAAGGRNAFGDRRVPYFAVDPGEVAAAEPDVILIDHPFQYKGGVAKRPGWSGLSAVRNARVYDRTDFDIVLVNRPGPRIGEAVRVLSRLLHPEVCHADR
- a CDS encoding DUF2341 domain-containing protein; protein product: MHRRPSRHTGRNDSFPTGPLGAAVLVGLGLALLAATGARAGGGDVIWEARHAAAGRQEALASVVDSQGHVVVTGTTGDVLQDFLTVRFSGDGSGVAWARTFPSGGLGSPRAVAVDPNDNPVVVGYIWTGSDYDFQTVKYDAATGDVLWQHAFKPSASGDDFATSVALDPLGNVYVGGYSPNASARDDFVVVKYGPGGPGGDGQPLWHRRYDAGFGGHDRVLALAAGTGGVVAVGTSQNAVPQFDALAVAYTATGDLRWNRRYSRSGDDAALAVALDAAGHAVVTGYGYNGSNRDLFLAKYDASTGVDRWPVQTYDGGFDEEPRAVLVDEQGDIYVAGTTFTALGAYDFYTARHLGDTGTLVWRKVHNTVNGNLDVAVSAAVDPFGDVFVAGHAFLEDAQRYDFLTLKYRKDTGALLWDRLWSSPALRDDKAVGMGLCPTGAVLVAGWSDAWTAGSSDYDFAVLKYDPGLLNAPTGLTATAVSETQVALTWDDNSPNEDHFAVERRIGEQGTFELVATVPANQTAYTDPGLTPHTKYCYQVKAYNAADGYSHASNQACAKTTIVQFREPLWAFTYNNPAGNGPDVATAVAAGPDGHPVVTGYSFATVGSLDYYTVKLERDTGAALWSARYNDLDDEIDVARAVAVDSQGRVVVTGYSSLYGGGAANTNDIYTIGYPPSGPPETWADQYNGPGGSDDRATAIAAAVDGSDNLAVVGYGRNAQGNDDIYLLKYAPDGTRLWAAQPYDRGGNDYPASVAFAPNGDVLVVGYTAAGSSYDAFVARYSGATGERLWASTPGGPGDDYARSVAVDRHGAVYVAGERQNAEGNADFWTLKYAVGSTEELLWERIYDISGGRDDRAATVAVDPIDGQIVVAGTTTASSGRGNLHAVRYDPDGAVVWEHTLDRPDTDDQLAAAVLDRSGGVCLAARTQGTGDSDVLAMKYDHQGVLIGATVFSGPSEDEPLALAVNRYGQTFVAGYTTNASGNLDYLVVTCHDDSLQVPSPVVPAPRYTEVTVTWSDNSADEAGFRVERRVGDCETGNHWTPVHTAGANQTSWIDTGLAVGQEYCYRVQAFRENGESSRWAERQTATADPPAPSGLSAVAVNTTRIDLAWTDTTQGEERFEVERCTGAGCSDFAWVGNAPANATGYQDAAAEHSTSYRYRVKAVQTGEWASGYSAEASVTTPAPSVPTMSGVTRISEVELRVNWTAAASDQTGFKVERCAGSTCSDFALVGIVGAADRQYNDPGLFPGGTYRYRVRAYKEGAWDSSPSAIGTGTATINTPSSNTPTVVSTTELRFTWTDPCVAESGFQVERCQGSTSCTDFAVVHTAGPNVTAFNDTGVAQGTIYRYRVRAVFGEPPYPAASAWSTVRNQTTPAAAAPTGFTATRVAENRIDLAWSDSNSDESGFRVERCEGEACSDFAWRADAAPGTSGTYSDQGLPLGRTYRYRVRAYKAGVTHPWEGPYSAAASADTNLAPPSLSAAARLHAGCEDVRFTASDGATLRPYWLESGCGTPNTRFAVRLPSLATGDTALFQYWGNPAAEPVSSASATFALYDSFRGTVVDTAKWIKLGDHSISQNDDLVLDFVSSAWTRALISQASFARAEGVELYLRLSIPNIAFSNDHAILGWTYNQTTSTSSSAVYYGLYFASGNLYVREGSTNRATFAYAANQTYEVRFQLKAGQGARTYIKGGAWAHWTLLYDSNLYTNSPMRVEIVQYSHRMRIHEVRVGRTPVPEPAVAWGGGEAGAFDLSGGSWAARRPLTLTHGAAALGDCQVPLVADTSHLASEQVALSWIDAYAEETGFELEWCEDAGAPCSDFALLAALGPNAASFVHQPVTPGATYRYRVRAVKAGEWETPWSGVAVATVPGVVAPSALTATRVGESSVTLGWTDNTANESGFRVERCLEGVDCPGGFAPVVTAAPNAVSLADATALPSTAYRYRVVAFREGAWEASSAELPVTTLTPAAPSVLSAEGISESVVRLQWTGNTLDETGFEVQACPGLECSDFQPLAVAPAGASGYDHQGLSQGQSFTYRVRAVRSGGSGWQTAWAGPISASTPAVQPPDGLAATLVHSTRIDLGWNDNTSSETLFRLQRRCSGTGCTGAYGDLATPGPDTTAYQDTSVCADRTYWYQVRAEKSTEPSWTTPWSAEAQVVSPPPAVPADLTAAMVFENRIDLAWTYPAADHSGFFVYRCDAALGDSPCTPTTSVSTQAAAARAFSNTGLTANRRYRYRIDAYKTGVTCPWQASSVIVEAETIPTPPANLAAAVQNTTTVRLTWTRTTASETGTRIERCAGEGCSDFTVIHSNAGTGTTWDDATAAQGTPYTYRARHYRTTAPVWETAPSAPAYAATPAAMPPTGLALAVAGDRQVDLTWQDNTSDETGFRVERCTGEACADFTLVGTVGAGITRYEDTTAQPSTTHCYRTGAYKTATQPWTVYSPPACAFTAPAAPAGLTATAVNSRVIRLEWADAAADAEGFEVEVRVWNGRYVRIATLPVEQTTHVDFTAIDPEIEYRYRVRSFRGTERSSYSTGSVTTPPWQEGDTTWAR